The following proteins come from a genomic window of Megalopta genalis isolate 19385.01 chromosome 18, iyMegGena1_principal, whole genome shotgun sequence:
- the LOC117228501 gene encoding uncharacterized protein LOC117228501 isoform X2, with the protein MITANAASIPKKKKSKKDLSHDSLETRAKDDAEAEAAKLAARRKKKREDEAVRKMFVSKRDPFEAPLKWWETEHVKYAINYPPVKLYLDDVMGSHIVRLTDRKYMQAFASSIGKHREKQQSIRMKERMVKPPSIISLLMETSYKTLTEAMRKKNFNKLKLYL; encoded by the exons ATGATCACAG CGAACGCAGCATCGATACCGAAGAAAAAGAAATCTAAAAAGGATTTGTCGCATGATTCGCTGGAGACACGCGCAAAAGATGACGCAGAAGCGGAAGCAGCAAAGTTAGCTGCGCGGAGGAAGAAGAAAAGGGAAGATGAAGCTGTACGGAAGATGTTCGTTTCCAAACGCGATCCATTTGAGGCACCTTTGAAATGGTGGGAAACGGAACATGTCAAATACGC TATAAATTATCCACCCGTGAAATTATATCTGGATGATGTAATGGGTTCTCATATTGTGCGACTTACCGATCGTAAATACATGCAGGCGTTCGCTTCGAGTATTGGCAAGCATCGGGAGAAACAACAAAGCATACGCATGAAAGAGAGAATGGTGAAACCACCCTCAATTATATCGCTGTTAATGGAAACATCGTATAAAACGCTCACCGAAGCTATGAGGAAAAAGAACTTCAACAAACTTAAGCTTTATTtgtaa
- the LOC117228500 gene encoding uncharacterized protein LOC117228500 isoform X1, whose product MCFLTRVFEYMFTLLITILLVTSSEGFFFNYPKKLLSNIVNSLKGNIEAKKKPPGIQHYHYHYYPIIHPLSGSFTKAPKKHELDELHQDRLASLGWSPHEYKYIPQTKIKIPSSVLNSWDTVIAEPTDHIILESDLLETIDPNEHEGVLVEVPSNKKIIIEDDHPHDFKTLKHDLLAALFHKSSSSTNHIH is encoded by the exons ATGTGCTTCTTAACGCGTGTTTTCGAATATATG TTCACCTTACTCATAACGATACTGTTGGTTACGTCGAGTGAAGGATTCTTCTTTAACTA TCCTAAGAAGCTCTTATCGAACATTGTCAATTCGTTAAAGGGTAATATTGAAGCAAAAAAGAAGCCGCCTGGGATACAACACTATCACTACCATTACTATCCAATAATCCATCCGTTATCAGGATCGTTTACAAAGGCGCCCAAGAAACATGAACTCGATGAACTCCATCA AGATCGTTTGGCTTCACTCGGATGGTCACCACACGAATACAAATATATTCCTCaaacgaaaataaaaattccCTCATCGGTATTAAATTCGTGGGATACGGTTATAGCTGAACCGACTGATCATATCATTCTTG AATCAGATCTCTTAGAAACGATCGATCCTAACGAGCATGAAGGTGTGCTCGTTGAAGTCCCGAGCAACAAAAAAATCATCATTGAAGATGATCATCCCCATGATTTTAAAACATTGAAACATGATCTGTTGGCAGCACTTTTTCATAAAAGCTCAAGCTCTACAAATCATATACATTAA
- the LOC117228501 gene encoding uncharacterized protein LOC117228501 isoform X1, which produces MSSIANAASIPKKKKSKKDLSHDSLETRAKDDAEAEAAKLAARRKKKREDEAVRKMFVSKRDPFEAPLKWWETEHVKYAINYPPVKLYLDDVMGSHIVRLTDRKYMQAFASSIGKHREKQQSIRMKERMVKPPSIISLLMETSYKTLTEAMRKKNFNKLKLYL; this is translated from the exons ATGTCATCGATAGCGAACGCAGCATCGATACCGAAGAAAAAGAAATCTAAAAAGGATTTGTCGCATGATTCGCTGGAGACACGCGCAAAAGATGACGCAGAAGCGGAAGCAGCAAAGTTAGCTGCGCGGAGGAAGAAGAAAAGGGAAGATGAAGCTGTACGGAAGATGTTCGTTTCCAAACGCGATCCATTTGAGGCACCTTTGAAATGGTGGGAAACGGAACATGTCAAATACGC TATAAATTATCCACCCGTGAAATTATATCTGGATGATGTAATGGGTTCTCATATTGTGCGACTTACCGATCGTAAATACATGCAGGCGTTCGCTTCGAGTATTGGCAAGCATCGGGAGAAACAACAAAGCATACGCATGAAAGAGAGAATGGTGAAACCACCCTCAATTATATCGCTGTTAATGGAAACATCGTATAAAACGCTCACCGAAGCTATGAGGAAAAAGAACTTCAACAAACTTAAGCTTTATTtgtaa
- the LOC117228500 gene encoding uncharacterized protein LOC117228500 isoform X2 yields MKTELLLQFTLLITILLVTSSEGFFFNYPKKLLSNIVNSLKGNIEAKKKPPGIQHYHYHYYPIIHPLSGSFTKAPKKHELDELHQDRLASLGWSPHEYKYIPQTKIKIPSSVLNSWDTVIAEPTDHIILESDLLETIDPNEHEGVLVEVPSNKKIIIEDDHPHDFKTLKHDLLAALFHKSSSSTNHIH; encoded by the exons ATGAAGACGGAATTGTTGTTGCAA TTCACCTTACTCATAACGATACTGTTGGTTACGTCGAGTGAAGGATTCTTCTTTAACTA TCCTAAGAAGCTCTTATCGAACATTGTCAATTCGTTAAAGGGTAATATTGAAGCAAAAAAGAAGCCGCCTGGGATACAACACTATCACTACCATTACTATCCAATAATCCATCCGTTATCAGGATCGTTTACAAAGGCGCCCAAGAAACATGAACTCGATGAACTCCATCA AGATCGTTTGGCTTCACTCGGATGGTCACCACACGAATACAAATATATTCCTCaaacgaaaataaaaattccCTCATCGGTATTAAATTCGTGGGATACGGTTATAGCTGAACCGACTGATCATATCATTCTTG AATCAGATCTCTTAGAAACGATCGATCCTAACGAGCATGAAGGTGTGCTCGTTGAAGTCCCGAGCAACAAAAAAATCATCATTGAAGATGATCATCCCCATGATTTTAAAACATTGAAACATGATCTGTTGGCAGCACTTTTTCATAAAAGCTCAAGCTCTACAAATCATATACATTAA